A genomic region of Friedmanniella luteola contains the following coding sequences:
- the cofD gene encoding 2-phospho-L-lactate transferase — protein sequence MQIVVLAGGVGGSKFVQGVRRAHPEATITVVGNTADDITLHGLRVCPDLDTMMYTLGGGGDDARGWGRLDESWRVLGELSAYGLEPSWFSLGDLDLGTHLVRTQMLEAGYPLTEVTQALCARWLADDPGLRLLPMSDDRVETHVVIPDPDSPAGRRAVHFQEYWVRLHAVPEALEVVRVGIEAARPTAAVLAALAAADLVLVAPSNPVVSIGPILAVPGLRAALRATPAPVVGFAGILGGAPVLGMAHRLLPAIGVAVEAAAVGLHYGSRDAGGVLDLWVMDDRDAGSAAEVTGGGLAVTTTDLVMADADATAAFVRHALDRLPTGSAPAA from the coding sequence GTGCAGATCGTGGTGCTGGCTGGTGGCGTGGGTGGGTCGAAGTTCGTGCAGGGGGTCCGCCGGGCTCACCCGGAGGCCACGATCACCGTGGTGGGCAACACCGCGGACGACATCACCCTGCACGGGCTGCGGGTCTGCCCCGATCTCGACACGATGATGTACACCCTCGGCGGTGGCGGCGACGACGCGCGCGGCTGGGGCCGGCTCGACGAGAGCTGGCGGGTGCTCGGCGAGCTCTCCGCCTACGGGCTGGAGCCGAGCTGGTTCTCCCTCGGCGACCTGGACCTCGGCACCCACCTGGTCCGCACCCAGATGCTCGAGGCCGGCTACCCGCTCACCGAGGTCACCCAGGCGCTCTGCGCCCGCTGGCTGGCCGACGACCCCGGCCTCCGGCTGCTGCCGATGAGCGACGACCGCGTGGAGACCCACGTCGTCATCCCCGACCCGGACTCCCCCGCCGGCCGCCGGGCCGTGCACTTCCAGGAGTACTGGGTGCGGCTGCACGCCGTGCCCGAGGCGCTCGAGGTGGTCCGCGTCGGCATCGAGGCGGCCCGCCCGACCGCAGCGGTGCTGGCGGCGCTGGCGGCGGCCGACCTGGTGCTGGTCGCGCCGAGCAACCCCGTCGTCTCCATCGGCCCGATCCTCGCCGTCCCGGGCCTGCGGGCGGCGCTGCGGGCCACCCCCGCCCCCGTGGTCGGGTTCGCCGGCATCCTCGGCGGGGCGCCGGTGCTCGGGATGGCCCACCGGCTGCTGCCGGCCATCGGGGTGGCCGTCGAGGCCGCCGCCGTCGGGCTGCACTACGGGTCGCGGGACGCCGGCGGGGTGCTGGACCTGTGGGTGATGGACGACCGCGACGCCGGCTCGGCGGCCGAGGTCACCGGCGGCGGGCTGGCCGTGACCACCACCGACCTGGTGATGGCCGACGCCGACGCCACGGCCGCCTTCGTGCGGCACGCGCTGGACCGGCTGCCGACGGGATCGGCGCCCGCGGCGTGA